In the genome of Malania oleifera isolate guangnan ecotype guangnan chromosome 5, ASM2987363v1, whole genome shotgun sequence, the window aatcccaaatcaaaattaaactttaagtttacttaatttccaaatttacgtagtatttatgattaagaaattaaatcatccacacagtttatatgagctaaaaataaagagagtaagggaaagagatagacaccgggtttttacgaggttcgacttatccccagcctacgtcctcgcctttggcaaaccaccaaaagatttcactatatcagttcctttgCCGAACGGAACaataccgttacacactcctttagtatgCTAGAgccccgcctctccaagtgatactccttcaataggctagagctacacctctctaagcaataacccacgcttagccaatgatccaaataactTTGAATCATCactatctacaagatacaaatcaaatagatgtacaaagaatgctctcaaatagagctgattagtacaattgaaaactaatatacttcaattcaaaaatatcaaaagaatgaagtagaaAGCTCAAGATTTATATCACCGGATTACTTCTCTTGATAAGGATCAAGAATTTAGATTATATACTTTAGAGAAGACGTGATATACTCAAAAATATCTCAGTGATTTCACAGCAATTCAGTCAGCAATTTAATAGTaagaaggctttgagagagaaagagagagctttgagagattattAAATTCTTGGTAAATTTAAAGTTCATAAGCcgtgtatttataggcttagaaacacTCTCATTCATGCTGCCCAAGTTCACTTGGAGTGCCccccaagtttctaaaaagattaggGCGCAAGAAAATTTAATTTGAAATCAAGATGTTTGAAAATCTTGTCGTTGCCAagcttcagtcacctgaagtgggttcaggtgcttgaagatacagggtcaggcgcctgaagcAACACTGCCTGTTTTGATTTCTTTCAATAAATCTTCAGTCTCCTGAacagtaaaatatgtttttttctctctttttcaaaaatgtttagctttcttgctttcttacttttgaaaaacatttttttgggtgttaaaataaagtctctaagttcatttatatcccctaatgagcttcatttcattcaaaatgatattttatgcttgaagtacttacatggaGCTTTCCTAAGATATGAAAACTTTCTTGCTCATTGAAATCTTCATGATCATCATTTATCCATCGAGTCCTTTCTTGCTTCGAGTCTCCTTGACCTTTATCTTGATCACCTTGTAATATGTCTTTGAGTACTCAGTGATCCTTAGATAGTTCTATTGAATCTTGGCTTTTTGACGTTCCTGAACACTTGAACAAAAGCACGTTAAActtttccttcatttgttaccatcaaaataagatgtgaaagccttgttaggccaacaaatagAATAAGGCAAGAACATATGAGTCTACCATTATTTTTCACATCAATGTATGCTTATTTCCAAGAGTTTTATTTTCCCTTCAGGTGTAGAGACGTTCGCAGTTGCAAACTGTAGCCCACGAAAAGCATTTATAGTAAATAAATTGTTGGGTTTTAAGTATTAGGTTATTAGATTTGATCTAATTTATGACTACTATATGGTTTAATTTATGAATGTTATTTATGAATTCAACATGAAAATTTCTTGCAATGGTGTTCGATTTAAAGGATCCTATTATTCATTAACACAAGTTTGTAAAATAACATATATGAAATATATGGACCTTCATATTttattaaaatgtaaaataataaattttaaaataataaaattcattatataattatatgtatGATGGAATAATATAAAACTATTGGACAAACCAATTTTTATTCAGtcttatttgggaaaaattatgattttttttttcatttgtttcaattggtttttaaaatgtcacaaaataaataaataaataaatttgagaaAAGGAATTGCttactaaattttaattttattggcTCCATTTTGTTGCTTATGTCATGTAAATGATACATAATTATACATGGGCATTATGTTGCTTATGTCAATTTAATCAATGAtactaaattttatatatatatatatatatatatatatatatatatatatatatattatctggaGTTGATCAGATGGGTCCCTCAACTTAAGATTCCCTCTCTCCAAAAATAtataatagaataataataataataatatataattaatatttcaaaaattagtGTGTGTGACTCAATCCATTCCATTCAATCCATATTTCATCATTaattttgattgattaaattgagtTTAATTAGTTAATCAAATTTGAGagtagccctataaatagagctTTCTAAGAGAAGAAATTGACACAATGGAAAATTCATACTGAGAGCATAAAGATACGTCCAAAGAAATTCATATAATGAGAAACAGATAGTGAGAGAGAAATTTCATATAGTGGGAAATTCACATGGTGAAATTTTTACATAAGCAAATTGagagtaaaaaaataaaagattgggACCTGAAGAATTGGTGAGGTTATAGAAGGAGCGCCAAAGCTACGATTAGAGATTTTGGAGATTCTAAAGATCAGAATTTGGGGATTTAGAATTGCAGATAAAATCAAAGGAAAAAGAGTGAAAGATTGGAGAAGCTAAATATGAGAATTTATTATGTTATTTTGCTGAAATTATAGGATGtttaattatcatgatcttcatatatatatttcctttatGCCGAAAACTAAAGAATTCATAAACAAACATACTTGGATCAGCCATGATGTAAACTAGTCTTTGAAAAAGACTTGTAGAAATCGTTTCACTCGCCTAACCATATTTATATTTCTATTCTTCACCAGATCATATGGGCAAAAGAGAAAGATTGGTGGCAAAAGAACAATATTCAACCCTATATATATAGCTATTATCCCAGTCCCATAAAAGTAggcattaataaaaaaaaacctttcCACTTCCTCAACTCTCACAACATTTTGAAAGCATAAAGCTACCTTAATCCATTAATCCAAAATGTCCATTGGTCTTCCATTTCATGTGGGTAATAATTCTACACTCtcccacttggcccatatgaatgaCATTTATTTGGATTAACAAGATAACCATAATATGCGCACAACATTAACTTATTCATACTTTAGTAAGATTACAATAATATCCTAATTAAATAACTTACCAACTTGAGTCATGGCGGTAAATATCAATAAGgcgacatcttcccttccatgtactaCAATGTTACCAGATTACCTAATTATAACCCATAATAGGAAGTAACCATAATATTCCTGTAATGTCTATCGAAAACCATTCCTGTTAACAATAATTCATCTCCATAATTACGTAATTGATTGTAAATAAGAATAATATTCAGAAACACCATTAGTGAAATCATTATACATGctatagaacaaaacataaagattCACTATCTTACATTAATGATTACATCAAAAACCCATATGATCAGCATGTTCCTTAAATGCATTTAGTGCCAATCCCTTAGTTAAAGGATTTGTTATCATAAACTCAGTCCTAATATGTTCTATAAGCATTGTCTGTTTCCAAATTTCCTTCTTAACGACCAAATTGAGCTCCATATGCTTAGTACCATTAGAATATTTGTCGTTCTTGGAGAAAAAaactacgctctgataccacatgtaagaaGATTAATTATCATAATcttcacatatattttatttatgctgaaaattaaagaatcTATAAACAAACATATCTAAATCAACCATGATGTAAACTAGTCTTTGAAGAAGATTTGTAGGAATTGTTTCTCTTGCTTAACCTTCTTTTTATCTCTATTCTTTACCAAATCATATGGATAAACTGATGAGGAAAAGATTCGTGATGAGAGGATAATATctaactctatatatatatagctattaTCCTACTCCCCATAAAAGTAAGCATTAATAGGAAAAAAACCCTTTCACTTCCCTATTAACTCTCACCGCATCATTTTAAAAGCCAAAAACCACATTAATTCATTAATTCAAAATATCTATTAGCCTTGCATTTCATGTGAGTTATAATTCTACTAAAACTTAATTTTTTAGTTCAAGTTCAAGATTcatatacaaataaataaatcaatcaatcaataggCCAATATAAGTAATACCCAAAGGTATAGGGCATATGCCCTGCAGGCTGCAGGGGTCCATTGGTCCAAACCTGTCCGGATTGAAGGAGACAGGGGAAGCAGCATATCCACAAAAGCCTATCTTTCCTCCTTAATTATATTACAAAGGCATACAGAGAAACAGAGCAAAAACAGGGGAGAAGAGGGGAGGAGGGATTAGACTGGTTTTCACTTTTCTCTTGCTGACATATCCCTTATCCCCTATCTCCCATCCCATCACACATAATATTCAACCATTTCCATTATTGCGCCCTCGCCACCTTAATAGCAGAGTCTTTTTCTCCCCATTGAAAAGTCCTTGAAAAAGACTTCACCTTGTGATtgcatgaaattttgaaaaacaaaattcagaaattgagaaaatttcaCCCCACAATGCCCTTTTTTCCTTCCTTGAAAGGTAGAAACATAGAAATTGTGTGTGTATACATTTATATTCTTAGACTTTGGCTATTGACGCACAATGGAAATTATTGAATACccccaaaagttcttaaatattCATCATTTATAATACATAGATGTCAAATAAGAATTGATTTCTTTCattaaaatgtatatttattcaaaaaaatatgtgTTGTTTTgattcataaaatatttatttttaaaatcagagtaagaaaagaaagaaacctAATAAATATTAGGTAAGAACATaataatttaggaaaaaaaagTTACTTATGCATATGTTTTATTATATCTAGCATGTAGTTAATAAAATAGGAATGGGTATATTCTCATGACGAAATCTACTTCATTATTTTTGGATGGTAGTGACGTTCTACATAGACCTCCCATAGAAGCCACTATTACACCCTACTTATTCCCGAATCCCCTTATTCTAAAATTCAAGGAAAATCCTCACTTGAGTGAAACTGAACCTTGATCTCTCCAATGGGAAGTCATGAGATGAATCTTAATCTTGGAAGCCAAATTTATCGATATCACCTAACTTACCTTGCTTATAGAAGATAATATTGCCCTTCCGATAATGATATTCTTCTTAGTCACAAGCTAACAAAAGTTTCTTCattttgaatttcatttaagcgTACATTATGTTCAAAGTATCCTATCAAGTATAACATGAGTATGagaattatgaaaataaataggCTATCATCAgccaagaaaaaaataaaaaaagaataccaattatgtgattttttttctttattttgacaCACTTAGGCCTTAAGTGTTGGAAGACTAATTAAAACTTCTCTATCCATGAATGAAAAGACCACTAGTGAGATGCCGTAATTCCGGATCCACAACAGTTAAAAAATAATCAGAACAGTGATGAGATTTTGGGTTTGCACCAAAATAGGCCCCTGAAATATTCACTTTTGTCATTTTTTGATTATTGGTTGCCAGTTTTGGCCCAGCTTGAATTTAAAAATTGTTTACGAAAGTTGATGATGGGggtttttataaatttaataataaatataattgaTTATTACGTGTGGGCAGATCTGATCTCCCTGCGAGCTCTGAGTTCCAATTTCTGTGACGCagcaaaacaaaaacaaaaagccAAAAAGCGAAAAAACAAGGCGAAAACAAAACAGAAGAAGCGAACAAAAGAACAGAAGATTTGCAGATAGAATTTGCGACTCCGTAAGTCGTAACAGATATTTGAAACCCAAGGAGTCCGGGTttcgtttttattttttatttttttatattaaatattatgtttgGTGGAGAATCTGGTCAAGAGAATCAAATCCACTCGCGGAAAGAGATTCTTCCTGTGATTCCTCTTCTTCTTCGACGACCGACTAGCTAGAATGTGAATCGACAGCTGGGTCACCCTTATTTCCCCCGGAAAATCTTCAGAAGGTGAAATTAACTACTGGGTCATCCTCATTTTCCAGGAAAATCAAGGTTCGAGAGATTCAAAAGCGTCTACCGCGTGGATTAACATTTGGGTCGCTCTTACTTTCCCAGGAAAATCAAGCGATTCAAAAGGGTCGATCCAGTGCGGTGAATCAACCACTGGGTCATCCTTATTTTCTCGGGAAAATCAAGGGAACCGGGAGGTGGAGTGATGGAAGATTTTCCGAGGGTGCTGTGCGGGTGGAGTTGGGAGGAGAACAAGAAGTTCGAGGTGGCTCTGGCTGTGGTTGACGAAGGAGACCCGCATCGGTGGGAGGCTGTGGCTGCCATGGTTGGAGGGAAGAAGAGCGCAGAGGATGTGCAGAAACATTATGTGATCCTTCTGCAAGATTTGCAATTGATCGAATCCGGCGAGCTTGATCATAAACTGGGAGAGGGTCAAGCTCAGGATCAGCCCTGTGTTCAAGTTGGATGCACTTGGAATGATGAAGATAACAGGTATGTAATCTGTTCTCTCCTTCAATCATGTGATTCTTCTAAATGCAgctgattttattttatttttcttttaaagaatttcttctctgtggatgattattctaatGATGGGTTTCTTATGATTCAGGGTAATGTTTGGTTAGCCTCATTCTTCTTTAGGTTTCTCTGTTCATTTCTGTAACCACAATTGTCCAATTTGCTCCTACTCTGTTTAATTAAGCAAGTCTGGGTCTCTCATCATTCATGACCATAGAAGTTGCATATTTTACTCTGAAAGAATCCCAACTCCCAATACCTTTCTTCGCATCGTTACAGATTGAAGTGTCAAATTGCTGATATACTTACTTTTTCATTCTTGGGAAAATATacattgcattttcatataaGTAGGCATTTTTTCTTTGTCAGAATTCTGAAACTCCAGTCCAAATTAAGTGATGTTGGCTACAACAATCCTGTTTGTTTTGCTGGCCCAATTTATCTAATAACATTATTTCAGTGCTACATCTACTTAAGTCTGTCCATTTCTTCTCACCCTTTCAGCATTTCTTATCCTTTGCACTTTAACTTTTCTTTGATTCAATACCTCACAGCAATTTGTTAGCTGAGAACTTGGAGAGTATATATGTTGAACTTTTTTGCTGCTATACAATAAACCCTAGTTAATCTTTCTCCATTGGGTCCATATCTTCATCAGCCTTATTTTTGACTACAGGCCATCGCCCATGCTTTGAGCTGTTAATTGTGAAAACACAATACAAAATTATGAAACATCCCAAAAAATCTACTCAAACCCAAATCCAAGACCTAAAATTTGTACTCCCAACCGCAGCCTAAGCCTTCTTTGCATGAAAAAGCGATCATTCCTATCATATTTTAGCATGAACTTATGCTGCTGCATTTGGGATCATGGATTTCATGGGATTTAAATGTTGTATAAGGTGATTGTTTGATTTTCTGGGGGTTTAGTATTTTGAGAGCATTTGTCTGTGACTACAGCTTGCTGCTGCAACTGGACATAAACTGATGGGGAGCGTGAGTGATTTTCCATCTATTCATCAGAGCAGTTTGTTCCTCATTTGAGCATGTCATATATGCCCATAATTGCTGAGAACTCAGGGCATCAAAAACAGAGTTGCTTAGTATTTGTCTTATTGTATGGTAAGTAAGCTGGTTTTTCTTGTACTCTAGTATTGCCTTGGGTAATCAAAACTAGCCATTGAATTGCTACACAGAATGGTTTTGTCTTCCAAAGTGTACATATCCCAAGAACTGTAGATCTTGAATTCATGTCTTTTGAACTCTGATACATTATATGGATCACCAGATGGTTTATTTAACTTCTGTTTTAGCAGATATGTCATCTGTGGGAACTTGAGTACCATATGCATAAGTATAAAGCAGAAGCCTTCATATGCTGTCCAAACAACCATTCTACCATtgtaaattttcattttcattttttttgtttattcatTCATTTAGTTCTCGCTGCAAGTGGGTTTTTACAGCAAGGAAGAATTTTACAATCTACAGAATATTAGATCTCCTTGGCGAATGCAGAGTGGGTGTCTGCAACTCTTTCAGCTTCTCATCCTTTAAGCAATCTCTCATGTTTACTGAATTCCCTTCCTCTCTCATTCAAAGCAGAGGAATTGCAAAATGGACTTCAGTTGGAATGAATGTCCAATACAATTTGGTCCAAAATTGAGCAAGTGAATGTGCAGAGCTGTCCAAAACCCTAGCTTCGGGAGCAAAGCGTTCAAACCCTGTAGTAGAAAGAATTCGACGATGTTCATatgaaaaacattaaaattgataCTAGAAATCTTCTATTTAGGAGGAGTACATTAAATATTACAACTTGCATTATTAGAAAAACGAAAAGCATAGGGAGCTAATATTTTAGACGAATTAACCtctaaaacaaaataaattattacacTACTTTTGAATTTGTCAAAGGACAAGCGTAAAAAAGAATAGTCCGGTGCACAAAAACTCCAACCTAAGAGACTATTTCTATACCTCGAACCCTTGACTTCTAGGCCACATAGCGACAACTTTACTGTTGTGCCTAAACTCCCCTTCAAAGAATAAACGTCACTTAGACTTTAATGTAGAGGACATTAAACATCTTCATGGGAGAATGAGATTTGATAGACTCTGAGCAAAATCAAGCACAATTATAATCCAAAACATGGACAAAATACTTCTAAGAAAAGGGCAATCAATTATTAATTGCCTTTGCAAAACAAAACCCATTTTGGATTTAATTAAAGTAGCCAAATtgttcaatataaatatattgaaGAAGCAAGTATCATCAATGATGATATCATTTACCTTCAAACTTAGATCGCCTTAACTTTATCTTCGTGATAGTCTCATTCACAGATAATTCATCATCTAATAACTCCAATAATAAAGTCCCTgctgttaaaattaaaaatatacttcGAAACAATAGAATCGTGAGATTTAGAACAAATAtaaagaatgaaaataaaaatgaaagagcCATTACACAAATATCACTCTTAGTAATGTCAACCCATAGACCAGTATTTTTCATCAAAACCCCTCAACCCAATTTTTCCACAAGGGACATTATTAAAATGAGAAATTTTTTAACCCTTGAGCATAAAAAATTTAGACCTACAAATCTTAACCAAGCTAATTCTATTAAAATAACATGTATCTCTACCGAATAGGGAAAGGATTTCGCTTTTTTATGTTTGGTGACcaagaaaagtaagaaaaaaatttaaaataaatcaaatcaataaataaaattttcctgaccataaataaaaaaaaattctcatttatAACACATGtcaaatgagagagagagagagagccaggGAAGAGGCAGTGCATGGGTGGAGCAACAACAGCTAGCTTCCTCTGTTTCTGATCATCAGTCCCCTTCTCTGTTAATGACTCCATCCATGCTCAGCCTGTTCCCTGTCTGTGTCACCAGCCTGTCTCTCCCCCATTCCCCAGTGGGCTTTACCTAAACCTCTTGACCCTTCCACGCAGCTCTCAGAGTCTGCCTGCCCGAGCCCATCTTCCAGCCCAGCCCACGATGCGTCGTCTGGGCTCTGATACCCTGTGAGTGGAGTCTACACAGACTCCgtgctcctgggaaagttttctGCCAATCGGAGGGCTACGATTGATTTGAGGAGTGGGTTGAGAAACTAAGAGCCCATTTGTGTTTATATATTGGATGGGAAAGCGCAGGGTGATGACCAAAGGTAGTGTGGTCGTACACATGTGTACTACCCAATTCCAAGTTCACGGGTACAACTGTACAGCATGTACTGCCCTGTACTAATTAAACCCATTATAAATTGTGAGTGGGGCCCACCCGGCCCATCAAGCACGTAACCTCATGTGATTCATGTCTACAATAaaaacattattttttaaaaaattaaaacctTTTGAGAaggagtttttattttttatttttagcttatttccaaagaaatataaaaatttgccttattttttaattttataatattttttaaaaaattgttgcGAAATAAAACATTTATTTATACTTTGTTTGGTaacttttgaaaaaattaaaatgtaaATTGTAACCATAAAATGATTGTTAAGTGCTTGAAAATATTATTAacctaatattatatatatatatatatatatacatatatatatatatatattagaggaagtgtaattaatattttttaaaaaaaaatataatgaaataaaataatttgttGGAAAAAGTACCTTTGaacttttaaaagtttcaaatttatagattttaaatttttgtccAAAAATGCTTAGGGTTGGTTtggataaaatattttatttggggaaaggaaaggaaaaagaaataaggagaaaactcatttttcattatattttttttctatgtgaaatactattgaaaatgaaaatttattttaatatgattaaaaattaggaaattttaaatattattgatttgtaaaattaaaattttgtttatggatttgatatatttttattttctttctcaattttctcaataatcaaacataaaaatgtaaattccttgatattttttgagttccaaactGAACTTTTAAGGATAGTTTAACTATTGAAATAACTATTTACCTAAATTAGAGGGTCAAATTCACCCTTATTCGTGCAATataattttactttttatttagTTACAAAAAACACATCATTTTTCAATTATGTCAATATTTGTGCCTTTTTGGTAgcttattattttataataagtAGTTTTTtaccaatccttgtgattgtgtagtgagaggtTACGTCGTTCTCctcggagatcaggtggtgagagaccactattttATCTAgcgactccatccctatcccGCTTTCACGACTTCCCTCCATCACCCACACAACCATCACCAAGTTACACTCAAGGCCAACAATCCACCAGTCCATTGTAGCATACATATTACATTCCAAAGTTTGCACGAAGGACTTCAGGAGAGTTCTATCTTGTGTAGAATATCGTCAAGTCAACCATCATTTTGATTGGTAAAATCAACATTCATTTGTATCATTAAATGCTTACAACAATTCCACTCCCCCTCCATTACATTGCTGCGCATGTCTCGGTGTTTaaaagcttgttccaaggaattttctagcatggtctaagacttgtgttgaataatgtcaagtcatccaaacaattctcttgATAATTTAAGTACTTGTATTTGAATCCTTGCTATATATTGTAAACCCTTGCTTATATTGAAGCCTTTACTGGAAAtctgaaatttcatatttgataagcCATTTGAATCCATAAATTGCAATATTGATAGTCgctagtttaaaatcaattgtgggaatattgttTGCTAACAATAAAacttcaatttttgaaattttgaataacatatttgttacatataacttgattcctttgtgaaagaacttttgggacttatttctgaacagcatcatacaccgtttaaaaattcaacatgtgaaatgaagcttgatttattgtgtttacGTTTGGATAactgaattcttaatttaaagtgtttgaatgtgtatgcttgcttgtgagggttgaatcaACACAACTAGGCCACCCTTGcctgtcctacatcatcttggtatcagatgtagagacccggaaaaatataataataataaaataaaagaaataaggaaaagaggaagaaggTTTGGGACAGTTTCGTGGGCAGGTagaaaaatcgtcaacgattttcttTTTACCATGGGACAATTACAGGTAAAACggtaaaaaaaaaaggaggcagtaaaacccaaaccgtcgacggttttgtaagAGGagcagaaaatcgtcgacggttttctcggCAGTTCAGGTTATAAAGAAAACCCGCGAGCTTATTTGTTAATTAAaaacaaaatacacacacactctctctctctctccccctctctctctctctctctctctcaccaaacCCTACGACCCTACCTTCATTTTCCTTCGATTCCGGCTTTGTTAAAGCCtggattgacgatcaggaaccaccatgggggttttgggaaaattctctGCAATGTAGgtggagcagattttcagtttggtgtTCCGGGGCACCACTCTAAAACTGAGGTGAGgatattaaatattagttttaattgttaaattgaagtatttagggcctagggaatattaaatgataatattttggTGATTGAGTTGAtcaatttgggaaaaatatagtTTCAGGGTTCTGAGCTTTGAACGTCGTGGGGCGTAGATTTAAAGTTCCATCAACAGGAATCGGGTgagggaatagattaagttaggatttttaggaaaatttaatGTTTATTACATAGTAtatgtttcataattttttttaagaattaatgtagtttttgggaatactggtgTTGAACTAAGAAAACAGTGTTATAGTATGTTATAGTATAATATAAagtagaactcactcgtgtggcatgattATAAATTTAATGTGTTAATAGTATGTCAGAGTATGTTATTGTTTGGTGGAATAAG includes:
- the LOC131156280 gene encoding protein RADIALIS-like 4 isoform X2 — its product is MEDFPRVLCGWSWEENKKFEVALAVVDEGDPHRWEAVAAMVGGKKSAEDVQKHYVILLQDLQLIESGELDHKLGEGQAQDQPCVQVGCTWNDEDNRVMFG
- the LOC131156280 gene encoding protein RADIALIS-like 4 isoform X1, which codes for MEDFPRVLCGWSWEENKKFEVALAVVDEGDPHRWEAVAAMVGGKKSAEDVQKHYVILLQDLQLIESGELDHKLGEGQAQDQPCVQVGCTWNDEDNSLLLQLDIN